One window from the genome of Nicotiana sylvestris chromosome 9, ASM39365v2, whole genome shotgun sequence encodes:
- the LOC104226256 gene encoding protein GID8 homolog yields the protein MSLFWIVIRQLAEIEAMETSKKVITREEWEKRLSDVKIRKEDMNRLVMNFLVTEGYVEAAEKFRMESGTDPDIDLATITDRMAVKKAVQAGNVEDAIEKVNDLNPEILDTNPQLFFHLQQQRLIELIRNGKLEEALEFAQEELAPRGEENQSFLEELEKTVALLAFEDVSNCPVGELLDVSQRLKTASEVNAAILTSQSHEKDPKLPSLLKMLIWAQNQLGEKAVYPRINDLSTAALEDPAV from the exons ATGTCATTGTTCTGGATTGTGATTCGTCAATTAGCTGAAATCGAAGCCATG GAAACATCAAAGAAAGTAATCACGAGAGAAGAGTGGGAGAAAAGGCTCAGTGATGTAAAAATTAGAAAAGAAGATATGAATAGATTAGTGATGAACTTTTTAGTCACAGAGGGTTATGTAGAAGCAGCAGAAAAGTTCAGAATGGAATCTGGAACAGATC CTGATATAGATCTTGCTACTATAACTGATCGGATGGCGGTTAAAAAGGCAGTACAGGCTGGTAATGTAGAGGATGCAATTGAGAAGGTTAATGATTTGAATCCCGAG ATCCTGGATACAAACCCCCAGCTCTTTTTCCACCTCCAGCAACAAAGGCTGATAGAGTTGATAAGGAATGGAAAGCTTGAGGAGGCTTTGGAGTTTGCTCAAGAAGAGCTCGCTCCGAGGGGAGAGGAAAAT CAAAGCTTCTTAGAAGAATTGGAGAAAACTGTTGCATTATTGGCCTTTGAAGATGTATCCAACTGCCCTGTGGGAGAGCTCCTAGATGTATCACAGCGGCTAAAGACCGCAAGTGAGGTAAATGCTGCAATCCTCACCAGCCAAAGCCATGAAAAAG ATCCAAAACTTCCTAGTCTATTGAAGATGTTAATATGGGCACAAAATCAGCTTGGTGAAAAAGCCGTTTATCCGCGCATAAATGATCTATCGACTGCTGCACTGGAAGATCCTGCTGTTTGA
- the LOC138878692 gene encoding uncharacterized protein, translating into MTAPKAQSVETSKALSPPVHIDIPSEEGSEETEGESDEGDSEDEETDKDALVEDSEGHRDKGKQVAASTIAQDEEEAAVQPAIAHSLADMVTKALSSTTQPSLGEARSSQAPDPASQQVEVPTPASQQLDLPAPSSQQLDHLAPAVEANTQSEVPPVAASVLDDPTATLDAPAPSSA; encoded by the coding sequence ATGACAGCTCCGAAGGCACAGAGTGTTGAGACCTCAAAGGCTCTATCTCCTCCTGTACATATTGACATTCCTTCAGAGGAGGGATCCGAAGAGACGGAAGGGGAGTCTGATGAGGGAGATTCAGAGGATGAGGAAACAGATAAGGATGCACTAGTAGAGGACAGTGAGGGTCATCGGGACAAGGGTAAGCAAGTGGCTGCTTCTACAATTGCACAGGATGAAGAGGAAGCAGCTGTGCAGCCAGCAATTGCACATTCTTTAGCAGATATGGTCACCAAGGCACTTTCATCGACCACTCAGCCTTCACTAGGCGAGGCTAGAAGCTCCCAGGCCCCAGACCCAGCCTCACAACAAGTGGAGGTTCCTACTCCAGCCTCACAGCAGCTGGATCTTCCTGCTCCATCCTCACAGCAGCTGGATCATCTTGCTCCAGCCGTGGAGGCCAACACTCAGTCTGAGGTTCCACCAGTTGCTGCTTCAGTGCTAGATGATCCCACAGCTACCCTAGATGCTCCAGCTCCTTCGAGCGCCTAG